In a single window of the Candidatus Deferrimicrobiaceae bacterium genome:
- a CDS encoding peptidoglycan DD-metalloendopeptidase family protein: MMPVRWKRACLAACAAFSLLLSAGPSLAADSLGDLRRERARLVEMRRKAEKTAAELTETLRKEKKTRARVGDLKTRLERQQRFIVEIDRKLSALSADMDRTEAEVQALESRQEKSRRRLNDGVHAAFLTARDPSYPSLDGSPTQELRRDFAVRLLSQGRRHLETVTADRDRKEEQLSGIEQKIALSERQMAKEKRVGETLQTRQEAERVALSHLEDQNKKKKAELADLRARIARMDSLVSRIEREARNRERAAREKESREPEKPAGGGRKRTAAPKRFAGITGGMSAPLAGKVVGRFGRQHDAVFDVDVENRGVEIEAKSGAAIKAVGKGEVVFIGTVAGFGKVLILQHGSGLFSVYGKAGSFGVKQGQAISAGEEIGRLPADSSGKSVLYLELRAGGTAIDPMSVITNL, encoded by the coding sequence ATGATGCCGGTCCGCTGGAAGCGCGCATGCCTGGCGGCTTGCGCGGCTTTTTCCTTGCTGCTGTCCGCGGGTCCCTCCCTGGCGGCGGATTCGTTGGGAGATCTCCGCCGCGAGCGGGCCCGCCTGGTCGAGATGCGCCGGAAGGCCGAAAAGACGGCCGCCGAACTGACCGAAACGCTCCGGAAGGAAAAGAAGACCCGGGCGCGGGTCGGCGACCTGAAGACCCGGCTCGAACGGCAGCAGCGGTTCATCGTCGAGATCGACCGGAAGCTGTCCGCGCTCTCGGCCGACATGGACCGGACCGAGGCCGAGGTCCAGGCGCTGGAATCGCGCCAGGAAAAGTCACGGCGCAGGTTGAACGATGGCGTGCACGCAGCCTTCCTGACGGCGCGCGACCCTTCGTATCCCTCTCTTGACGGCTCCCCCACGCAGGAGCTTCGGCGCGATTTCGCGGTGCGCCTGCTGTCGCAGGGCAGGCGGCATCTGGAGACCGTGACGGCCGACCGGGACCGGAAGGAAGAGCAACTTTCGGGAATCGAGCAGAAGATCGCGCTATCCGAAAGGCAGATGGCGAAGGAAAAACGGGTGGGCGAGACGCTCCAGACCCGCCAGGAGGCGGAGCGGGTCGCGCTGTCGCATCTCGAAGACCAGAACAAAAAGAAAAAGGCAGAGCTTGCGGACCTGCGCGCCCGGATCGCCCGGATGGATTCCCTGGTTTCGCGGATCGAACGGGAAGCCCGGAACCGGGAACGGGCCGCTCGGGAGAAAGAGTCCCGGGAGCCCGAAAAGCCGGCAGGCGGAGGACGAAAGCGCACCGCCGCACCGAAGCGGTTCGCCGGGATTACGGGCGGCATGAGCGCTCCCCTGGCGGGCAAGGTCGTCGGCCGTTTCGGACGCCAGCATGATGCGGTCTTCGATGTCGACGTCGAAAACCGCGGGGTCGAGATCGAGGCCAAGTCCGGGGCGGCGATCAAGGCGGTCGGGAAGGGCGAGGTCGTCTTCATCGGCACGGTTGCCGGTTTCGGCAAGGTGCTCATCCTGCAGCACGGGAGCGGCCTTTTTTCGGTCTACGGGAAGGCCGGTTCCTTCGGGGTCAAGCAGGGGCAGGCGATCTCTGCGGGGGAGGAGATCGGGCGCCTCCCCGCGGACTCGTCCGGGAAATCGGTGCTATACTTGGAACTAAGGGCCGGCGGCACAGCCATCGATCCGATGTCCGTGATAACCAACCTATAG
- a CDS encoding S41 family peptidase, translating into MKGRKWLAPVLLLGVFVVGFVSGDLTTSRHSAQATVAYNKLKVFGDVLSVIQNSYVEEPSTDNLIQGAIKGMVQTLDPHSSYLTPDMLKQVEVETRGAFGGLGIEIGVKDGMLTVIAPIEDTPAARAGLKAGDIIVKIENENTREMTINDAVKRMRGEPDTKVTIWIAREGFTEPKAYTITRAIIKIKSVKAKGLGDGIGYVKINQFQADTDSELDKALQEQLKTKEGLKGLVLDLRNNPGGLLDQAVKVSDKFIESGLIVYTDGRIENQKVKYVAHKEGTYNGFPIVVLVNAGSASASEIVAGCLQDHGRAIILGTRTFGKASVQTILPLDDGSALRLTTARYYTPNGRSIQAKGIEPDIVVTDGREPVDGHGLMREKDIDRHLKGDSEEGTESPKPVVMPPPDKKGDDGKKGNGGRKEAPMLEEPGKDGAKDVQLDRAVELLKGWGIFKSRFIDKKAS; encoded by the coding sequence ATGAAGGGCAGGAAATGGCTGGCCCCGGTGCTGCTGCTGGGCGTGTTCGTGGTGGGATTCGTCTCCGGCGACCTGACCACGTCGCGCCATTCGGCACAAGCAACCGTTGCATACAACAAGCTCAAGGTTTTCGGCGATGTCCTGTCGGTCATCCAGAACAGTTACGTCGAAGAGCCGAGCACCGACAACCTGATTCAAGGCGCAATCAAGGGGATGGTCCAGACGCTCGATCCGCACAGCTCCTATCTCACGCCCGACATGCTCAAGCAGGTCGAGGTCGAGACGCGCGGTGCGTTCGGGGGGCTCGGCATCGAGATCGGCGTCAAGGACGGAATGCTGACGGTCATCGCCCCGATCGAGGACACCCCCGCGGCGCGCGCAGGTCTCAAGGCCGGCGATATCATCGTCAAGATCGAGAACGAAAACACCCGGGAAATGACGATCAACGACGCGGTCAAGCGGATGCGGGGAGAGCCCGACACCAAGGTGACCATCTGGATCGCCCGCGAGGGGTTCACCGAGCCCAAGGCTTACACGATTACCCGGGCGATCATCAAGATCAAGAGCGTCAAGGCCAAGGGCCTGGGCGACGGCATCGGCTACGTCAAGATCAACCAGTTCCAGGCCGACACCGACTCCGAGCTCGATAAAGCGCTTCAGGAGCAGCTCAAGACGAAAGAGGGCCTGAAAGGTCTCGTTCTCGACCTCCGCAACAACCCCGGGGGGTTGCTCGACCAGGCAGTCAAGGTCTCCGACAAGTTCATCGAATCGGGGCTGATCGTCTACACCGACGGCCGCATCGAGAACCAGAAGGTGAAGTACGTCGCGCACAAGGAAGGGACCTACAACGGGTTCCCGATTGTCGTCCTGGTCAACGCCGGCTCCGCCTCCGCCTCCGAGATCGTCGCCGGGTGCCTCCAGGACCACGGGCGCGCCATCATCCTCGGGACGCGCACGTTCGGCAAGGCGTCCGTCCAGACCATCCTGCCGCTGGACGACGGCTCCGCGCTCCGCCTGACGACCGCGCGTTACTACACGCCCAACGGCCGCTCCATCCAGGCCAAGGGGATCGAGCCCGACATCGTCGTCACGGACGGCCGCGAGCCGGTCGATGGGCACGGGTTGATGCGGGAAAAGGACATCGATCGCCATCTCAAGGGCGACAGCGAAGAGGGTACCGAGTCCCCGAAGCCGGTCGTGATGCCGCCTCCCGATAAAAAGGGCGACGACGGCAAAAAAGGCAACGGGGGGCGCAAGGAAGCTCCGATGCTCGAAGAGCCGGGGAAGGATGGCGCGAAGGATGTCCAGCTCGACCGCGCCGTCGAGCTGCTCAAGGGTTGGGGGATCTTCAAGTCGCGCTTCATCGACAAGAAGGCATCCTGA
- the xseA gene encoding exodeoxyribonuclease VII large subunit encodes MSPTLFETDSAGVLSVGQLTARIKRCLEGNFRHVQVEGEVSNYKLYPSGHRYFSLKDDEATIRVVLFKGRDRYITGEIRDGQTVLVTGHVAVFEKKGDYQIYAQSAEVRGRGALLLELEKLKSRLAAEGLFDPARKRPLPLYPAHIGIVTSRQGAVLRDMIRIARKRWPAVHITLAPAQVQGEGAALDIAAAIRTLHENSPAELIIVGRGGGSIEDLWAFNEEPVVRALAACPVPTISAVGHETDFTLADLAADHRAPTPTAAAQMAVPDRAESAERIDGLLRRVRRAEAWRIDGARRDLKAAASALQDPRPLLQGRRFAVAEATNTMVERLRSILREGRERCTRLEAAVRARSPEAWLARRRGDLEALRERMVRPVLAREAERSAALSLLGGKLLALDPRAVLTRGYAIVTLAESGRAVRSAAEVSEGARLQVQVADGAFGVRVEGKS; translated from the coding sequence TTGAGCCCGACGCTGTTCGAGACCGACAGCGCCGGAGTTCTCTCCGTAGGCCAGTTGACGGCACGGATCAAGCGGTGCCTCGAGGGGAACTTTCGCCATGTCCAGGTCGAGGGCGAAGTCTCGAACTACAAGCTCTACCCGTCGGGGCACCGCTACTTTTCCCTGAAGGACGACGAGGCGACGATCCGCGTCGTCCTGTTCAAGGGGCGCGACCGCTACATCACGGGCGAGATCCGCGACGGCCAGACCGTCCTGGTCACCGGCCACGTCGCCGTGTTCGAGAAGAAGGGCGACTATCAGATCTACGCCCAGTCCGCCGAGGTGCGCGGCCGCGGCGCCCTGTTGCTCGAGCTCGAAAAGCTCAAAAGCCGCCTGGCCGCCGAAGGCCTGTTCGACCCGGCCCGCAAGCGGCCACTTCCCCTATATCCGGCACATATCGGCATCGTGACCTCCCGCCAGGGCGCGGTCCTTCGCGACATGATTCGCATCGCCCGGAAACGCTGGCCTGCCGTGCATATCACGCTGGCGCCCGCTCAGGTCCAGGGGGAGGGGGCGGCGCTCGATATCGCCGCGGCCATCCGGACGCTCCACGAAAACAGTCCGGCCGAGCTGATCATCGTCGGGCGTGGAGGCGGATCGATCGAGGACTTGTGGGCGTTCAACGAGGAGCCTGTCGTCCGGGCGCTGGCCGCATGCCCGGTTCCGACGATCAGCGCGGTCGGACACGAGACCGATTTTACGCTCGCCGACCTCGCGGCCGACCACCGGGCCCCGACGCCGACCGCCGCCGCGCAGATGGCGGTCCCCGATCGGGCCGAGTCGGCGGAGCGGATCGACGGGTTGTTGCGGCGGGTCCGGCGCGCCGAAGCCTGGCGCATCGATGGGGCGCGGCGCGATCTGAAGGCGGCCGCCAGTGCCCTCCAGGACCCGCGTCCGTTGCTCCAGGGACGCCGGTTCGCGGTCGCTGAGGCGACCAACACCATGGTCGAGCGATTGCGGTCGATTCTGCGGGAAGGGCGGGAACGGTGCACGCGCCTCGAGGCCGCTGTGCGGGCCCGCTCGCCCGAGGCCTGGCTGGCGCGCCGACGGGGCGACCTCGAAGCGCTCCGGGAACGAATGGTTCGGCCGGTGCTCGCGCGCGAGGCCGAGCGCTCGGCAGCACTCTCGCTGTTGGGGGGGAAGCTGCTCGCCCTCGATCCCCGGGCCGTCCTGACCCGCGGATACGCGATCGTCACCCTCGCAGAAAGCGGCCGGGCGGTGCGTTCGGCCGCCGAGGTCTCCGAGGGGGCCCGGCTGCAGGTCCAGGTCGCGGACGGGGCTTTCGGCGTCCGTGTCGAGGGAAAAAGTTGA
- a CDS encoding M23 family metallopeptidase yields MTVPRRALPAALLLAAAMLLPPLPAAGASPVAPGDGALTVSLDRAAPAQGDVVRVELRGTPPIDNAVLHWKGRPWPMRDCGTGCSEALAGIDLAEAPGRHTLSVLGRRSGVPIRADVEIAVRERPFPVQSLTIPKEKDVQDAALLARVESEAKALRARFESAPSAPSWASPFLPPVPGFNPAHFGERRVINGEPRSPHTGGDMNEPAGTPVSSIADGRVVFSGEQFFGGNEVVIDHGGGVLSMYFHLAERRVSEGMPVRRGDVIGAVGATGRATGPHLHFGLRVTGARVDPASLPGLVDKR; encoded by the coding sequence TTGACCGTCCCCCGCCGCGCGCTTCCTGCGGCGCTGCTCCTGGCCGCTGCGATGCTGTTGCCGCCGCTCCCGGCGGCGGGCGCCAGTCCGGTCGCGCCCGGGGACGGAGCGCTCACGGTGTCCCTCGATCGGGCGGCTCCCGCTCAGGGCGACGTGGTTCGGGTCGAGCTGAGGGGGACGCCGCCGATCGACAATGCCGTTCTCCACTGGAAAGGGCGGCCGTGGCCGATGCGGGATTGCGGCACCGGATGCTCCGAGGCGCTGGCCGGCATCGACCTGGCCGAGGCGCCCGGTCGGCACACGCTCTCCGTGCTCGGCCGCCGGTCCGGGGTGCCGATCCGGGCCGACGTCGAGATCGCGGTGCGCGAACGGCCGTTCCCTGTGCAGTCGCTGACGATTCCGAAAGAGAAGGATGTGCAGGACGCGGCGCTCCTCGCACGGGTCGAGTCCGAGGCGAAGGCGCTTCGGGCGCGGTTCGAGTCCGCGCCTTCCGCGCCGTCGTGGGCCTCGCCGTTCCTTCCGCCCGTACCGGGATTCAATCCGGCCCATTTCGGCGAGCGCCGCGTGATCAACGGGGAACCGCGCAGCCCCCACACCGGCGGCGACATGAACGAACCCGCCGGCACGCCGGTTTCCTCGATCGCCGACGGAAGGGTGGTGTTCTCGGGCGAGCAGTTCTTCGGGGGGAACGAGGTGGTGATCGACCATGGAGGCGGCGTCCTCAGCATGTATTTCCATCTGGCCGAACGGCGCGTCTCAGAGGGAATGCCGGTGCGTCGGGGCGACGTGATCGGGGCCGTGGGCGCGACCGGAAGGGCGACCGGGCCGCATCTCCATTTCGGTCTTCGCGTGACCGGAGCGCGCGTCGATCCGGCGTCGCTGCCCGGGCTGGTCGACAAACGCTAG
- the xseB gene encoding exodeoxyribonuclease VII small subunit has protein sequence MPAKEKQVPFEEALKSLEAVVARLEAGDVPLEESIRMFEDGMALAATCQKRLDEADRKIELLLRKPEGVRVESEDASDVLGGENRTDG, from the coding sequence ATGCCGGCCAAGGAAAAACAGGTACCGTTCGAGGAAGCGCTCAAGTCGCTCGAGGCCGTCGTCGCCCGGCTCGAAGCAGGCGATGTCCCCCTCGAGGAATCGATCCGGATGTTCGAGGATGGGATGGCGCTCGCCGCGACCTGCCAGAAGAGGCTCGACGAGGCCGACCGGAAGATCGAGCTGCTCCTGCGGAAGCCCGAAGGCGTCCGGGTCGAAAGCGAGGATGCGTCCGATGTGCTGGGGGGAGAAAACCGGACCGATGGCTGA
- a CDS encoding farnesyl diphosphate synthase: MADASDALSSRKERIEAVLPGLLAPGVCPMPESLRVAVEYSLTAGGKRMRPVVLLSAGAVAGGDEEAMMPFACAIEYVHTYSLIHDDLPAMDDDDFRRGRPTCHKAFDEPTAILAGDALLTEAFRAMAESALAREAPGRSMRAIAVLARAAGASGMVGGQQLDVAAERKPSGSADVLSIHEGKTAALFSAAAAMGAILGGGDDTVVGRMSRYGKALGLLFQVTDDILDETGSFEEMGKAVAKDRGRGKATWPVVYGLEASMARASALGDEALAMLDGFGPDADPLREIVRKVSVRRG; this comes from the coding sequence ATGGCTGACGCTTCCGACGCGCTCTCCTCCCGGAAGGAAAGAATCGAGGCGGTTCTCCCCGGTTTGTTGGCCCCGGGCGTGTGCCCGATGCCCGAGAGTCTCCGGGTCGCGGTCGAATATTCGCTGACGGCGGGCGGTAAACGGATGCGCCCGGTCGTCCTGCTGTCTGCGGGGGCGGTCGCGGGCGGCGACGAGGAGGCGATGATGCCTTTCGCGTGCGCCATCGAATACGTCCATACCTACTCGCTGATCCACGACGATCTTCCCGCGATGGACGACGACGATTTCCGCCGCGGGCGCCCCACCTGCCACAAGGCGTTCGATGAGCCCACGGCGATCCTGGCGGGAGACGCGCTCCTGACCGAGGCGTTCCGCGCGATGGCCGAGTCGGCGCTCGCGCGCGAAGCGCCGGGGCGGTCCATGCGTGCCATCGCCGTCCTGGCGCGCGCTGCGGGGGCTTCCGGCATGGTAGGGGGACAACAGCTCGACGTGGCGGCCGAACGGAAGCCTTCCGGCTCCGCCGACGTCCTGTCGATCCACGAGGGGAAGACGGCCGCGCTTTTTTCGGCGGCCGCCGCAATGGGGGCGATCCTCGGGGGGGGAGACGACACGGTCGTCGGCCGGATGTCCCGATACGGAAAGGCGCTCGGTCTCCTGTTCCAGGTGACCGACGATATCCTCGACGAGACCGGCAGCTTCGAGGAGATGGGCAAGGCGGTCGCCAAGGACCGAGGGCGCGGGAAGGCCACCTGGCCGGTGGTCTACGGCCTCGAGGCATCGATGGCCCGCGCATCCGCGCTGGGTGACGAGGCGCTGGCGATGCTCGACGGCTTCGGCCCCGATGCCGACCCGCTGCGGGAGATCGTCCGCAAGGTCTCCGTGCGGAGAGGATGA
- the dxs gene encoding 1-deoxy-D-xylulose-5-phosphate synthase, which translates to MSRWLDGIDSPADLRKVPREKLPEVAAELREAIVQTVAQTGGHLASSLGVVELTLALHYQFDSPRDRIVWDVGHQAYAHKILTGRRGQFPTLRTLDGISGFPRISESPHDAFGVGHSGTSISAALGMAAARDMSGRDNKVIAVIGDGSLSSGLAFEGLNDAGHQDRNLIVVLNDNEWSISQNVGALSGYLNSIMTGRFYTGLRRRIETFLKSLPHGQLMARIGKKAEELAKGFIVPGILFEELGFTYIGPIPGHGIEDLLRTFENLANLEGPLLVHVLTSKGKGFAPAESNPEYFHGVGSFDPKTGEGKASKAAPSYTDVFGETLVEIAADNPDVVGITAAMCGGTGLTAFSERFPDRFFDVGIAEGHAVTFAAGLAREGKIPVVAIYSTFLQRAYDQIIHDVCLQNLPVVFAVDRGGLVGADGATHQGLFDLSFLRHIPNLTVMAPGDEHELPVMLRAAVNSGRPVAIRFPRGAGAGTPKPAEPPQLHWGKAELAVDGKDILIVAIGATVVPALYAASELGRRGISAAVVNTRFVKPLDVDLILPLANRIGHVLTVEENVLAGGFGAALLEAFEEAGTFPHQIRRLGVHDAFVEHGSPAQLRAALGLDGDAIVEEAIRMLAGSGKSLFPSILSGIKSRFEKIV; encoded by the coding sequence ATGTCACGCTGGCTGGACGGAATCGATTCGCCTGCGGACCTGCGCAAGGTGCCCCGGGAAAAGCTGCCCGAGGTCGCCGCCGAACTGCGCGAGGCGATCGTGCAGACCGTGGCGCAAACGGGCGGCCACCTGGCCTCGAGCCTGGGCGTGGTCGAGCTGACGCTCGCGCTCCATTACCAGTTCGACAGCCCGCGTGACAGGATCGTCTGGGATGTCGGGCACCAGGCCTACGCGCACAAGATCCTGACCGGCCGGCGCGGCCAGTTCCCGACGCTGCGCACGCTCGACGGCATCTCCGGATTCCCCCGCATCTCCGAAAGCCCGCACGACGCCTTCGGCGTCGGGCACTCGGGCACCTCGATCTCCGCGGCGCTCGGCATGGCGGCGGCGCGCGACATGTCGGGCAGGGACAACAAGGTGATCGCCGTGATCGGCGACGGGTCGCTGTCGTCCGGCCTGGCCTTCGAAGGGCTCAACGACGCGGGGCACCAGGACCGGAACCTCATCGTCGTGCTCAACGACAACGAGTGGTCGATCTCGCAAAACGTCGGGGCGCTCTCCGGCTACCTGAACAGCATTATGACCGGCCGCTTTTACACAGGGCTCCGCCGCCGGATCGAGACGTTCCTCAAGTCGCTGCCGCACGGGCAGCTCATGGCCCGCATCGGCAAGAAGGCCGAGGAGCTGGCGAAAGGCTTTATCGTCCCGGGGATCCTGTTCGAGGAGTTGGGATTCACATACATAGGCCCCATTCCCGGGCACGGCATCGAGGATCTTCTTAGGACGTTCGAGAACCTGGCCAATCTCGAGGGGCCGCTGCTGGTGCATGTCCTGACCTCCAAGGGAAAGGGGTTTGCCCCGGCCGAGTCGAACCCCGAGTATTTCCATGGCGTAGGCAGCTTCGATCCCAAGACGGGCGAAGGCAAGGCGAGCAAGGCCGCCCCGTCCTACACCGACGTCTTCGGAGAGACGCTGGTCGAGATCGCGGCCGACAACCCCGATGTCGTGGGGATCACCGCCGCCATGTGCGGCGGGACCGGCCTGACGGCCTTCAGCGAGCGCTTCCCCGACCGGTTCTTCGACGTAGGCATCGCCGAGGGGCATGCGGTCACGTTCGCCGCGGGCCTGGCCCGCGAAGGCAAGATCCCGGTCGTCGCGATCTACTCGACCTTCCTGCAGCGGGCCTACGACCAGATCATCCACGACGTCTGCCTCCAGAACCTGCCGGTGGTTTTCGCCGTCGACCGGGGCGGCCTCGTCGGCGCCGACGGCGCGACGCACCAGGGGCTTTTCGACTTGTCTTTCCTTCGGCATATTCCCAACCTGACGGTCATGGCGCCCGGCGACGAGCATGAGTTGCCGGTGATGCTTCGCGCCGCCGTGAATTCGGGCAGGCCCGTCGCCATCCGCTTCCCGCGGGGTGCCGGCGCGGGGACGCCGAAACCCGCCGAGCCGCCGCAGCTGCACTGGGGAAAGGCCGAGCTCGCCGTCGACGGGAAAGACATTCTCATCGTCGCGATCGGCGCCACGGTCGTCCCCGCACTCTACGCGGCGTCCGAGCTCGGGCGGCGCGGCATCTCTGCCGCCGTCGTCAACACCCGATTCGTCAAGCCGCTCGACGTCGATCTCATCCTGCCGCTGGCAAACCGGATCGGGCATGTGCTGACCGTCGAGGAGAACGTCCTGGCGGGAGGTTTCGGCGCCGCCCTGCTCGAGGCGTTCGAAGAGGCCGGCACGTTCCCGCACCAGATTCGGCGGCTCGGCGTCCACGACGCTTTCGTCGAGCACGGGAGCCCGGCACAGCTTCGGGCCGCGCTGGGACTCGACGGCGATGCCATCGTCGAAGAGGCCATCCGGATGCTCGCGGGCAGCGGGAAATCGCTGTTCCCCTCGATCCTCAGCGGCATCAAGTCGCGATTCGAAAAGATTGTCTGA
- a CDS encoding TlyA family RNA methyltransferase, whose product MSDPQKTKAPRARLDVALVDHGLAETRAKAQALILAGRVLVDGVPVDKCGTPVREGQSISLKEARRPFVSRGGEKLDGALDDLGVPVEGAIALDVGASTGGFTDCLLRRGAARVYAVDVGERLIDERLRHDPRVTVIERVNFRHATPGLIPEKATLATVDVSFISLRHILIPLRELLAPVARVLAMVKPQFEVGRESVGKGGVVRDDTLRALAVDGVSAFAEAHGYRLLGKAESRVSGPKGNREVFILLEVVSPAECP is encoded by the coding sequence TTGTCTGATCCCCAAAAGACGAAGGCTCCCCGCGCGCGACTCGACGTGGCGCTGGTTGACCATGGGCTTGCCGAGACGCGCGCGAAGGCGCAGGCGCTGATCCTGGCCGGTCGCGTCCTGGTCGACGGGGTTCCGGTCGACAAATGCGGCACTCCGGTCCGAGAGGGGCAATCAATTTCCCTCAAGGAAGCCCGCCGCCCCTTCGTTTCCCGCGGCGGGGAAAAGCTGGACGGCGCGCTCGACGACCTCGGAGTCCCGGTCGAGGGTGCAATCGCGCTCGATGTCGGCGCCTCGACGGGCGGGTTCACCGACTGCCTCCTGCGGCGCGGCGCCGCCCGGGTTTACGCCGTCGACGTCGGCGAGCGGCTGATCGACGAGCGGCTCCGGCACGACCCGAGGGTGACCGTCATCGAGCGGGTCAATTTCCGCCATGCGACGCCCGGGCTGATCCCCGAAAAGGCCACCCTCGCGACGGTCGACGTCTCCTTCATCTCGCTCCGCCACATCCTGATCCCGCTGCGGGAGCTGCTGGCTCCCGTCGCCCGGGTGCTCGCGATGGTGAAACCGCAATTCGAGGTGGGACGGGAATCGGTCGGGAAGGGCGGGGTCGTTCGCGACGATACCCTCCGGGCTCTCGCGGTCGACGGCGTTTCCGCGTTTGCCGAGGCGCACGGTTACCGGCTTCTGGGGAAGGCCGAAAGTCGCGTCTCCGGGCCGAAAGGGAACCGCGAGGTGTTCATCCTGCTGGAAGTCGTATCGCCGGCAGAATGCCCATGA
- a CDS encoding LysM peptidoglycan-binding domain-containing protein has product MKRRVAVLALFAVLGVGFLPGALRAATDGQDAPKGAAAWPDGLRYKVAAGDTLWDLSAKYLGSPWKWVELWERNRFLTNPHYIYPGTEITIFPPPERDYQVAGAPPPRPVPVASAQNPEPLPAEPEPVRAPAIRSKPAPAGPRMLNIKPADFIHTGEFTRALPKTIATIRGGEGRQQEFAEGDKLYLTMKNPLPDGQLLGVYRVRGPITIPSARPFAGYVKYLVGVIQVTGTEDGSTTGKVRFSFEDIVQTDLITDEIPAYKPVAINPGDAGLKGVVITGRRENREMATGDSIYLDQGEKAGVAVGNVFRIFNEEAGKMDEATQEVAPRIEVARAVVINTTQTFSTAYVVESRQSFPAGVGVVRGVPR; this is encoded by the coding sequence ATGAAAAGACGGGTTGCTGTTCTGGCGCTGTTCGCCGTTCTGGGAGTCGGTTTTCTCCCGGGGGCGTTGCGTGCCGCCACCGATGGGCAGGATGCCCCGAAGGGAGCCGCCGCCTGGCCGGATGGCTTGCGTTACAAGGTGGCCGCCGGCGATACCCTGTGGGATCTGTCGGCGAAATATCTGGGGTCCCCCTGGAAGTGGGTCGAACTGTGGGAGCGCAACCGCTTCCTGACCAATCCCCACTACATCTATCCCGGCACGGAGATTACGATCTTCCCCCCGCCCGAGCGGGACTACCAGGTGGCCGGCGCTCCACCGCCGCGGCCCGTCCCCGTCGCCTCGGCCCAGAACCCCGAACCGCTGCCGGCCGAACCCGAGCCGGTCAGGGCACCGGCCATCCGGTCCAAGCCTGCCCCGGCCGGCCCCCGGATGCTCAACATCAAACCGGCGGATTTCATCCACACCGGAGAGTTCACCCGGGCCCTTCCCAAGACGATCGCCACGATCCGGGGCGGTGAAGGCCGCCAGCAGGAATTCGCGGAGGGCGACAAACTCTACCTGACGATGAAGAATCCGCTGCCCGACGGCCAGCTGCTGGGCGTCTACCGGGTGCGGGGGCCGATCACCATCCCTTCCGCCCGGCCCTTCGCCGGGTACGTGAAGTACCTCGTCGGCGTCATCCAGGTGACCGGAACCGAGGACGGATCCACGACCGGCAAGGTCCGCTTTTCGTTCGAGGATATCGTGCAGACCGACTTGATCACCGACGAGATTCCTGCCTACAAGCCCGTGGCGATCAACCCGGGAGACGCGGGACTCAAGGGCGTCGTCATCACCGGCCGCCGCGAGAATCGCGAAATGGCAACCGGCGATTCCATCTACCTCGACCAGGGCGAGAAGGCGGGCGTCGCGGTAGGCAACGTCTTCCGCATCTTCAACGAGGAGGCGGGAAAGATGGACGAGGCGACCCAGGAAGTCGCTCCGCGCATCGAGGTGGCGCGTGCGGTCGTCATCAACACCACGCAGACGTTCTCGACCGCCTACGTGGTCGAGAGCCGGCAGTCGTTCCCTGCGGGGGTCGGCGTAGTCCGGGGAGTTCCCCGCTAG